One region of Eupeodes corollae chromosome 1, idEupCoro1.1, whole genome shotgun sequence genomic DNA includes:
- the LOC129943382 gene encoding probable serine/threonine-protein kinase clkA gives NNNNNNNNNNNNNNNNNNNNNNNKKKNSSNNNNNNNNNNNNNNNNNNNNNNNNNNNNNNNNNNNNNNNNNNNNNNNNNNNNNNNNNNNNNNNNNNNNNNNNNNNNNNNNNNNNNNNNNNNNNNNNNNNNNNNNNNNNNNNNNNNNNNNNNNNNNNDNNSTNNNNNNNNNNNNNNNNNNNNNNNNNNNNNNNNNNNNNNNNNNNNNNNNNNNNNNNNNNNNNNNNNNNNNNNNNNNNNNNNNNNNNNNNNNKNNNNNNNNNNNNNNNNNNNNNNNNNNNNNNNNNNNNNNNNNNNNNNNNNNNNNNNNNNNNNNNNNNNNNNNNNNNNNNNNNNNNNNNNNNNNNNNNNNNNNNNNNNNNNNKITITITITITITITITITITITITITITTLPHCSRYQN, from the exons aataataataataacaataataataataataataataataataataataataataataataataataataataataataataataataataataataataataataataataataataataataataataataataataataataataataataataataataataataataataataataataataataataataataataataataataataataataataataataataataataataataataataataataataataataataacaataataataataataataataataataataataataataataataataataataataataataataataataataataataataataataataataataataataatgataataatagtactaataataataacaataataataataataataat aacaataacaataacaataacaataacaataacaataacaataacaataacaataacaataacaataacaataacaataacaataacaataacaataacaataacaataacaataacaataacaataacaataacaataacaataacaataacaataacaataacaataacaataacaataacaataacaataacaataacaataacaataacaataacaataacaataacaataacaaaaacaataacaataacaataacaataacaataacaataacaataacaataacaataacaataacaataacaataacaataacaataacaataacaataacaataacaataacaataacaataacaataacaataacaataacaataacaataacaataacaataacaataacaataacaataacaataacaataacaataacaataacaataacaataacaataacaataacaataacaataacaataacaataacaataacaataacaataacaataacaataacaataacaataacaataacaataacaataacaataacaataacaataaaataacaataacaataacaataacaataacaataacaataacaataacaataacaataacaataacaataacaataacaataacaa